One Priestia filamentosa DNA segment encodes these proteins:
- a CDS encoding GntR family transcriptional regulator: MSDFKVQKPLPYYEQFYNQIKKLIFTGKFKPGQRIVETQLAKEFNVSKSPIREAIRLLEKEGLVHVDEKSRVMVYNPTVRDVEEIYFCRMALESFATKLATEKASEEEISQLEHILKETEEAAVKENCQDELIHLNESFHYMIVEYTKNARLKKQIDELNSLVHFCRILNFRGEERTSIILSQHYDIFEKMKNRDNEGASASMVQHLEHDLAHLKEVLAEQDYS, encoded by the coding sequence GTGAGTGACTTTAAAGTTCAAAAGCCATTACCATATTATGAGCAATTTTATAATCAAATAAAAAAATTGATTTTTACAGGGAAGTTTAAACCAGGACAGCGTATTGTAGAAACTCAGCTTGCAAAAGAGTTTAATGTAAGTAAAAGTCCGATTCGAGAAGCGATTCGTCTTTTAGAAAAGGAAGGGCTTGTGCATGTTGATGAAAAATCGAGAGTTATGGTCTACAATCCAACAGTACGGGATGTAGAAGAGATTTACTTTTGTCGTATGGCTCTTGAATCATTTGCGACAAAGTTAGCAACTGAAAAAGCAAGTGAGGAAGAAATCTCTCAATTAGAACACATCTTGAAGGAGACAGAAGAAGCAGCCGTAAAAGAGAATTGTCAAGATGAGCTGATTCACCTTAATGAATCTTTTCATTATATGATTGTTGAATATACAAAGAATGCTCGTTTAAAGAAACAGATTGATGAGCTTAATTCTCTCGTCCACTTTTGTCGTATTTTAAACTTTCGAGGAGAAGAACGAACAAGCATTATTTTAAGTCAGCACTACGATATTTTTGAGAAAATGAAAAATCGGGACAATGAAGGGGCTTCTGCCTCAATGGTACAGCACCTTGAACACGATTTGGCTCATTTAAAAGAAGTATTAGCAGAACAAGATTATAGTTAA
- the rpiB gene encoding ribose 5-phosphate isomerase B has product MKIVIASDHGGINIRKEIVSLLEEMKVEYEDIGCSCDTSVDYPDYALPVAEKVSNGDADRGILICGTGIGMSIAANKVEGIRCALVHDTFSARATREHNDSNVLAMGERVIGPGLARDIVKIWLGTPFEGGRHKVRVDKISNIEKEYSSN; this is encoded by the coding sequence ATGAAAATCGTCATTGCCTCTGATCACGGAGGGATAAACATCCGCAAAGAAATCGTTTCTTTGCTTGAAGAAATGAAGGTAGAATATGAAGATATAGGATGCTCATGTGATACATCTGTTGATTATCCAGACTATGCTCTTCCAGTTGCAGAAAAGGTGTCAAATGGAGATGCAGACAGAGGGATCCTAATTTGTGGGACAGGTATTGGAATGAGTATTGCAGCGAACAAAGTAGAAGGGATTCGCTGTGCTCTTGTTCATGATACATTTAGTGCAAGAGCAACAAGAGAGCATAACGATTCAAACGTGCTTGCGATGGGAGAGCGAGTTATTGGTCCAGGACTTGCACGTGATATTGTTAAAATTTGGTTGGGAACACCTTTTGAAGGTGGAAGACATAAAGTACGAGTTGATAAAATTAGTAACATAGAGAAGGAATATAGTTCGAACTAA
- a CDS encoding AAA family ATPase translates to MIQAQFVQRKAEEIINSIETILVGKRDVVMLSLVALLSKGHVLLEDVPGVGKTKMMKALAASIGADFKRIQFTPDLLPSDVLGASIYNQRENEFEYRQGPIMAQFVLADEINRTSPKTQSALLEAMEEGFITVDGVTRPLPEPFFVMATQNPVDFEGTYRLPEAQLDRFLLKIKMGYPTPEQEMNILKTSLTSHTSINLPSIITMDELKELQKEVQFVHASDLVKRYIVSIVNKTRNHPFIQLGVSPRGSIALLKAAQAFALLQGRDYVIPDDVQLLVPSILSHRITVNAQGSFERKDAADVLQELLHETSVPVIG, encoded by the coding sequence ATGATACAAGCGCAGTTTGTTCAAAGAAAAGCGGAAGAAATTATAAATAGTATTGAAACGATTCTAGTTGGAAAAAGAGATGTTGTAATGCTTAGTTTGGTTGCTCTTCTTTCTAAAGGTCATGTTCTTCTTGAAGATGTTCCAGGGGTTGGAAAAACAAAAATGATGAAAGCATTAGCAGCATCAATTGGAGCAGATTTCAAAAGAATTCAATTTACTCCAGACCTTCTTCCATCAGACGTGTTAGGGGCCTCCATTTACAATCAACGTGAGAACGAATTTGAATATAGACAAGGTCCAATTATGGCTCAGTTTGTGCTAGCTGACGAGATCAATAGAACATCTCCCAAAACCCAATCGGCTCTTTTAGAAGCAATGGAAGAAGGATTTATTACAGTTGATGGAGTAACGCGTCCTTTGCCAGAACCTTTCTTTGTAATGGCAACACAAAACCCCGTTGATTTTGAAGGAACATATCGTCTTCCTGAAGCTCAGCTTGATCGATTTCTACTTAAAATTAAGATGGGATATCCAACGCCAGAGCAAGAAATGAATATTTTAAAAACATCGCTCACATCCCATACAAGCATTAATTTACCTTCTATTATTACAATGGATGAACTAAAAGAACTGCAAAAGGAAGTTCAGTTTGTTCATGCAAGTGATTTAGTGAAAAGATATATTGTAAGCATTGTAAATAAAACAAGAAACCATCCGTTCATTCAATTAGGTGTAAGCCCTCGTGGTTCTATTGCTCTTTTAAAAGCCGCTCAAGCATTTGCGTTACTTCAAGGAAGGGATTATGTCATTCCAGATGATGTCCAACTTCTTGTTCCATCCATTTTGTCTCACCGAATTACTGTTAATGCACAAGGAAGCTTTGAACGTAAAGATGCCGCAGACGTTCTTCAAGAACTTTTGCATGAGACATCTGTACCTGTAATTGGATAG
- a CDS encoding GapA-binding peptide SR1P → MGEEERMVTLIFHICNTVIDYLENEKVHYLYTVCKCKTCLG, encoded by the coding sequence ATGGGTGAAGAAGAGAGAATGGTAACTTTGATTTTTCATATTTGTAATACAGTTATTGATTATTTGGAGAATGAAAAAGTTCATTATCTTTATACAGTATGCAAGTGTAAAACGTGTCTTGGATAG
- a CDS encoding DUF58 domain-containing protein, with amino-acid sequence MKILKTIREHYITQLFTVIFMVGFLFSYAMFQGGFVSWFLLYSFSPILLYSFLLLLYPVKKVKVKRSLEKTSYFYGETVKFSIEIELKRFFPIAFLIVEEKCPQGLEGETNKLRKIYSPFFKRHIIFHYEIPKARRGEHELTELTIKASDLFGLVFKKGRIKTEDSFIVLPNVLDVQPFIQSYKEQEGEKLSLHKGNQSNIVSGVRNYIAGDKFSQIHWKASARVQGLVSKEFEPRIEEDEGIGLLVDLRNDNYFEQRMSLAASFMYWMATNDQKFQILLIGRKGYSGKVESLAEMKQVLYYLATVKSEEDYPFWERAPHELQRWSRMRELLVFPSEQGIREAAMLEKAPAAKLHMIIPNEGVQRSALKSSSFVLHEVNMDAFENGIIEVNRQWGNSA; translated from the coding sequence TTGAAGATTTTGAAAACGATTCGTGAACATTATATAACTCAGCTTTTCACAGTAATTTTTATGGTAGGATTTCTTTTTTCGTATGCGATGTTTCAAGGTGGGTTTGTAAGTTGGTTTTTGCTTTATAGCTTTTCTCCTATTCTGCTTTATAGCTTTCTTTTGCTTTTGTATCCGGTAAAGAAAGTGAAAGTGAAGAGAAGTCTTGAAAAAACATCCTATTTTTACGGAGAAACAGTGAAGTTTTCCATAGAAATTGAGCTCAAGAGATTCTTTCCAATCGCATTTCTCATTGTGGAAGAGAAATGCCCTCAAGGATTAGAGGGAGAAACAAATAAGCTAAGAAAGATCTATTCGCCATTTTTTAAGCGTCATATCATATTTCACTATGAAATCCCGAAGGCTAGAAGAGGGGAACATGAGTTAACAGAACTTACGATTAAAGCAAGTGATTTATTTGGTCTTGTTTTTAAAAAAGGAAGAATTAAAACTGAAGATTCTTTTATTGTGTTGCCAAATGTTCTAGATGTTCAGCCGTTTATTCAAAGCTATAAAGAACAAGAAGGGGAAAAGCTAAGTCTTCACAAAGGAAATCAGTCAAATATTGTTTCGGGAGTGCGAAATTACATTGCAGGGGATAAGTTTTCGCAAATTCACTGGAAAGCCTCCGCTCGTGTTCAAGGACTTGTTTCAAAAGAATTTGAACCAAGAATAGAGGAAGATGAAGGGATTGGACTTTTAGTAGATTTACGAAATGACAACTACTTTGAACAGCGAATGTCGCTTGCAGCTTCCTTTATGTATTGGATGGCTACAAATGATCAAAAATTTCAAATTCTCCTTATTGGACGAAAGGGATACAGTGGAAAAGTAGAAAGTCTTGCTGAAATGAAGCAGGTTCTCTATTATTTAGCAACTGTCAAAAGCGAAGAAGACTACCCATTTTGGGAGCGAGCTCCACATGAACTTCAGAGGTGGAGTCGAATGAGAGAATTACTCGTTTTTCCAAGTGAGCAAGGAATAAGAGAAGCTGCAATGCTGGAAAAAGCACCAGCAGCAAAACTCCATATGATTATTCCGAACGAGGGAGTGCAGCGTAGTGCCCTGAAGTCCTCTTCGTTTGTTTTACATGAAGTAAATATGGATGCTTTTGAAAATGGAATAATTGAGGTGAATCGACAGTGGGGTAACAGCGCGTAA
- a CDS encoding thermonuclease family protein — translation MKKHYLLCVVLMLSLFVALTGCGTSSDSTSTSSTTTEESSSNASSSSNADKSTEKKDEDTEKESETASSRLQATVTRVVDGDTLRATVNGKEEKVRLILVDTPETVHPSKPVQPVGPEASSFTKKMLSNKKIEIEPGVQERDQYGRLLAYIYVDGKMFNKTLIEKGLARVAVFPPNTRYLDEFKALEQKAKVAKLGIWQYENYVTDKGYNDTVVGSTYSSDQSSSQSSEKGSTNTTSSTQNTPEPAKETGSCTIKGNISSSGEKIYHMPGGAYYDRTIAEEMFCSTSEAENHGYRVSQR, via the coding sequence TTGAAAAAACATTATTTGCTTTGTGTTGTTTTGATGCTTAGCCTTTTTGTAGCTTTAACTGGCTGTGGTACATCATCCGATTCGACTTCAACTTCCTCAACTACCACAGAGGAAAGCAGCTCAAACGCTTCATCTTCATCAAATGCTGATAAAAGTACGGAGAAGAAAGATGAAGACACGGAAAAAGAATCGGAAACCGCATCTTCTCGTCTTCAAGCAACTGTTACGCGCGTAGTTGATGGAGATACGTTAAGAGCAACCGTGAATGGAAAAGAAGAAAAAGTTCGCCTAATTCTTGTTGATACACCAGAAACAGTTCACCCTTCCAAACCAGTTCAACCCGTAGGACCTGAAGCATCCTCTTTTACGAAAAAGATGCTTTCAAATAAAAAAATTGAAATTGAACCTGGTGTTCAAGAACGTGATCAGTATGGTCGCCTTTTAGCATATATCTATGTAGATGGAAAAATGTTCAATAAAACGCTTATTGAAAAAGGCTTAGCTCGTGTGGCCGTTTTCCCGCCAAATACCCGCTATCTTGATGAGTTTAAAGCCCTTGAACAAAAAGCAAAAGTCGCTAAACTAGGCATCTGGCAATATGAAAACTATGTAACAGATAAGGGATATAATGATACGGTTGTTGGAAGTACATATTCTTCTGATCAATCTTCATCTCAATCATCAGAAAAGGGATCTACCAACACTACCTCTTCAACGCAAAATACGCCAGAGCCTGCAAAAGAAACAGGTTCTTGTACTATTAAAGGAAATATTTCAAGCTCTGGAGAAAAGATTTATCATATGCCAGGCGGTGCTTATTACGACCGAACAATTGCAGAAGAAATGTTTTGCTCAACAAGCGAAGCAGAGAATCATGGATATCGTGTTTCACAAAGATAA
- a CDS encoding sulfite exporter TauE/SafE family protein: MLIIFTMLVLGALLGFIGAGGAGFVIALLTVVFSIDIHTALGTSLAAMSFTSLSGAYSHFQEKNIHLKIGLIVGIFAAIGSFIGAKFAALIPADFLHYLTASMLFLSAILILVKLFLLKDTANQKLMGNAELWIKSIILGIITGIMSGTFGIGSAPFIQLGLLMLLNLSVRQSVGTTMLVIIPISLGGGLGYITEGYVDFLLLLKVLIGTMSGAYIGAKFTNLAPKSLLKTAIFATPAAAGLILLF; this comes from the coding sequence ATGCTTATTATTTTTACCATGCTCGTGCTTGGAGCTCTCCTTGGCTTCATTGGAGCTGGAGGTGCTGGGTTCGTAATTGCTCTTTTAACCGTTGTCTTTAGTATTGATATTCATACAGCACTTGGTACCTCTCTTGCTGCAATGTCTTTTACTAGCCTATCAGGAGCTTATAGTCATTTTCAAGAGAAAAATATTCATTTAAAGATTGGTCTTATTGTTGGGATTTTTGCTGCAATCGGGTCCTTTATTGGAGCTAAGTTTGCTGCTCTCATTCCTGCAGATTTCCTACATTACCTTACTGCTAGTATGCTTTTCTTATCTGCTATTCTCATTTTAGTAAAACTGTTTTTATTAAAAGATACAGCAAACCAAAAATTAATGGGTAATGCTGAACTTTGGATAAAGAGTATTATTCTTGGAATTATAACAGGCATTATGTCTGGAACATTTGGAATTGGCTCAGCTCCCTTTATTCAGCTTGGCCTTCTTATGTTATTAAATTTATCTGTTCGCCAATCTGTTGGAACAACAATGCTCGTTATTATTCCAATTTCACTTGGCGGCGGTCTTGGCTATATTACAGAAGGATATGTTGATTTTCTTCTCCTTCTAAAAGTGCTAATTGGTACAATGTCTGGTGCCTATATTGGAGCCAAATTCACAAATCTAGCTCCAAAATCCCTTTTAAAAACCGCAATTTTTGCTACACCTGCTGCTGCCGGTTTGATTCTTCTCTTCTAG
- a CDS encoding NCS2 family permease, with translation MKKYFEFDKLQTTFRTETLAGFTTFLSMAYILFVNPSILSLADTKGLPDSMHMDQGAIFTATALAAAFGSIMMGILAKYPIALAPGMGLNAFFAYSVVLGMGVPWETALAGVFASGLIFICLTVGGIREKIINAIPIELKYAVGAGIGLYITFIGMKNAEIIVASESTFVALGDLAKGSTLLAVFGLIVTIILLVLRVNGGIFIGMIVTAIVGMLTGLINTPTSIIAPIPSIEPTFGVAISHFGDVFNLDMLVVILTFLFVAFFDTTGTLVAVATQAGLMKDNKLPRAGKALLADSTAAAAGALFGTSTTTAYIESTAGVAAGGRSGFTSVVTGLFFLVALFFSPLLTVVTSAVTAPALIVVGVLMVASLRLIKWDEFETAVPAFFTLIMMPLTYSIATGIAIGFIFYPITMLFKGRGKEVHPVMYGLFVIFLLYFIFLE, from the coding sequence ATGAAGAAGTATTTTGAGTTTGATAAGCTTCAAACTACGTTTCGAACAGAGACATTAGCAGGTTTTACAACGTTCTTGTCTATGGCTTATATTTTATTTGTAAACCCAAGTATTTTATCATTAGCAGATACAAAAGGACTTCCAGATTCAATGCATATGGATCAAGGAGCAATCTTTACAGCAACAGCTTTAGCTGCTGCATTTGGTTCGATTATGATGGGGATTTTAGCAAAATACCCAATCGCACTAGCACCAGGGATGGGGCTTAACGCATTCTTTGCTTATTCAGTTGTTCTTGGTATGGGTGTTCCATGGGAGACGGCTCTTGCAGGTGTTTTTGCTTCAGGGCTTATCTTTATTTGCTTAACTGTTGGTGGAATACGAGAAAAGATAATTAATGCAATTCCAATTGAGCTAAAATATGCAGTTGGAGCAGGGATTGGACTCTATATTACGTTTATCGGGATGAAAAATGCGGAAATCATTGTAGCAAGTGAAAGTACATTTGTTGCTCTAGGAGATTTAGCAAAAGGATCAACGCTTTTAGCTGTATTTGGACTAATTGTTACGATTATTCTATTAGTATTGAGAGTTAATGGTGGAATTTTTATCGGGATGATCGTTACTGCTATTGTTGGGATGCTTACAGGATTAATTAATACCCCAACAAGTATAATTGCTCCAATTCCAAGCATTGAGCCAACATTTGGAGTAGCAATTTCTCACTTTGGCGATGTTTTTAACTTAGATATGCTTGTTGTAATTTTAACGTTTTTATTTGTCGCTTTCTTTGATACAACAGGTACACTTGTTGCGGTAGCAACACAAGCGGGACTTATGAAAGATAATAAGCTTCCAAGAGCAGGAAAAGCATTGTTAGCAGATTCAACAGCAGCTGCTGCTGGAGCTTTATTTGGAACATCAACAACAACAGCTTACATCGAATCAACAGCAGGAGTTGCGGCAGGAGGACGAAGTGGATTTACATCGGTAGTAACAGGGCTATTCTTCCTAGTAGCATTATTTTTCTCACCTTTACTAACTGTTGTTACTTCAGCTGTAACAGCACCTGCATTAATTGTTGTAGGCGTTCTTATGGTAGCAAGTCTTCGTCTTATTAAGTGGGATGAATTTGAAACAGCTGTACCAGCCTTCTTTACATTAATTATGATGCCATTAACGTATAGTATTGCAACAGGAATTGCGATTGGCTTTATCTTTTATCCTATTACAATGTTGTTTAAAGGAAGAGGAAAAGAAGTGCATCCAGTGATGTACGGATTGTTTGTTATCTTCCTGCTATACTTTATTTTTCTTGAATAG
- a CDS encoding transglutaminaseTgpA domain-containing protein — MNVFTQLLLYFGSFFLLWEWLKPLETVTNTGGIHYFLAFIILNFLLAIFVPSLLIKWTVKLVYMYWSLYQMFGEGGIADFSLLSILIENLSNDFASSSWMDVYNLTTLSRTVLFFLILWVMCYVIYYWVILQKSIFFFLLLTLIYVTILDTFSPYEAFVPIIRIVFIGLFLLSFLHFERLKEITENRRISRKMTVLSLIIIMISMTAAYIAPKPSPKWPDPVPYLQGYAEGVYNGDSGSGQKKVGFGEDDSELGGGFSGDDTLVFTAATTQDNYWKIETKNTYTGKGWVASEDETNKYELDNLKGIFQYNKETVPNEKAEAELTFANPSSLIMYPASFNTISSNPESDFLVQSVEKERIISEQGEVNSLQYTYDDPEYKVEILRGLGSEKDEKEDNPLFQQTYTQLPENVPQRVRDLAVEITGDQTNRYDKAKAIEYYFSENPYVYDTEDIAVPKENEDYVDQFLFETKRGYCDNFSTSMVVLLRSVDIPARWVKGYTQGSYVETKGDKDIYEVTENNAHSWVEVYFPTLGWVPFEPTKSFSNPYDFTYDLEENENAAVEESDDTRATPAAAQPVQEEEKSTAKETKESGNSLLSSVSIDKIWIILLFLIALIGVLLYVTRQKWMPTFLIRMYRPKDDKASFNKAYKSLLKQWQRKGVEREKGQTLRQFAAEVDERIGTKEMSKLTFYYEEMVYREQYKREDSTVIIELWENLIKKASS, encoded by the coding sequence ATGAATGTTTTTACACAGCTTCTTTTATATTTTGGCTCATTTTTTCTCTTATGGGAATGGTTAAAACCACTCGAAACCGTTACGAATACAGGAGGCATTCATTATTTTCTAGCCTTCATCATCTTGAACTTTCTGCTAGCGATCTTTGTGCCGTCTCTTCTTATTAAGTGGACAGTCAAACTTGTTTATATGTATTGGAGCCTTTATCAAATGTTTGGAGAAGGAGGAATTGCTGACTTTTCCCTGCTTTCTATCTTGATTGAAAATCTTTCAAACGATTTTGCGAGTTCTTCATGGATGGATGTTTATAATTTAACAACTTTATCAAGAACAGTTCTGTTTTTTCTCATACTATGGGTAATGTGTTACGTTATCTACTATTGGGTGATTTTACAAAAAAGCATCTTCTTTTTCTTACTCTTAACGCTTATATACGTTACAATTCTTGATACTTTTTCACCGTATGAGGCCTTTGTGCCAATCATTCGTATCGTATTTATTGGTCTATTTTTACTGAGCTTTTTGCATTTTGAACGCTTAAAAGAAATCACAGAGAATAGAAGAATAAGTCGGAAGATGACGGTGTTATCCCTAATCATTATTATGATTTCTATGACCGCAGCATATATTGCGCCAAAACCTTCTCCAAAGTGGCCTGATCCTGTACCATATCTCCAAGGATATGCAGAAGGGGTATACAATGGTGACTCAGGAAGCGGTCAAAAGAAAGTTGGGTTTGGAGAAGATGATTCGGAATTAGGGGGAGGATTCTCAGGAGATGATACGCTTGTCTTTACAGCAGCTACAACTCAAGATAACTACTGGAAAATCGAAACAAAGAACACCTATACAGGAAAAGGATGGGTTGCTAGTGAAGATGAGACGAATAAATATGAGCTTGATAATTTAAAAGGCATTTTTCAGTACAATAAAGAAACGGTGCCAAATGAAAAAGCAGAAGCAGAGCTTACGTTTGCTAATCCTTCTTCACTAATTATGTATCCAGCTTCTTTTAATACAATTAGCAGTAATCCTGAGAGCGACTTTTTAGTTCAATCAGTTGAAAAAGAGCGTATTATTTCAGAACAAGGAGAAGTGAATTCTCTTCAATATACGTATGATGATCCTGAGTATAAAGTAGAAATATTACGAGGCCTTGGAAGTGAGAAGGATGAAAAAGAAGATAATCCTTTATTTCAGCAAACATATACACAGTTGCCTGAAAACGTACCACAGCGTGTACGAGATTTAGCTGTTGAGATTACAGGTGATCAAACTAATCGTTATGATAAAGCAAAAGCTATTGAATACTACTTTTCAGAAAATCCGTATGTGTATGATACAGAAGATATTGCGGTACCGAAAGAAAATGAAGATTATGTTGATCAGTTTCTGTTTGAAACGAAAAGAGGATACTGTGACAATTTCTCTACCTCAATGGTTGTGTTACTTCGCTCTGTTGATATTCCAGCTCGTTGGGTGAAAGGATATACACAAGGGTCTTATGTGGAGACAAAGGGAGACAAAGATATTTATGAGGTGACAGAGAACAATGCTCACTCATGGGTTGAAGTTTATTTTCCAACGCTTGGTTGGGTTCCATTTGAGCCAACAAAAAGTTTTAGTAATCCGTATGATTTCACATACGACCTAGAAGAAAATGAAAATGCAGCAGTAGAAGAAAGTGATGATACAAGAGCAACTCCAGCAGCTGCACAACCGGTTCAAGAAGAAGAAAAAAGCACTGCAAAGGAAACGAAAGAGAGTGGAAATAGCTTGTTATCATCTGTTAGTATAGATAAAATTTGGATAATCCTTCTTTTCTTGATTGCTCTAATTGGAGTTCTCCTTTATGTAACAAGACAGAAATGGATGCCAACATTTTTAATTAGAATGTACCGCCCAAAAGACGATAAAGCATCTTTCAATAAAGCGTACAAATCTCTTTTAAAACAGTGGCAGCGTAAAGGGGTAGAAAGGGAAAAAGGACAAACTCTTCGTCAGTTTGCTGCAGAAGTTGATGAAAGAATTGGAACAAAAGAGATGAGCAAACTAACGTTTTATTATGAAGAAATGGTTTATAGGGAACAGTATAAAAGAGAAGATTCAACAGTAATAATTGAATTGTGGGAAAATTTAATTAAAAAGGCAAGTTCTTGA
- the guaA gene encoding glutamine-hydrolyzing GMP synthase — protein MILVLDFGSQYNQLITRRIREFGVYSELHPHTITPEEIREMNPKGIILSGGPNSVYGENAFRCDPEIFELGIPVLGICYGMQLMTHHYGGKVEGAKHREYGKASIQTQNESLLFKDLPDEQIVWMSHSDLVVETPPGFDIDAISPACPIASISNKDKNLYAVQFHPEVRHSVYGNELLKNFVFEICHCEDNWSMENFIEIELEKIREQVGDRKVLCALSGGVDSSVVAVLIHKAIGDQLTCIFVDHGLLRKGEAEGVMKTFSEGFNMNVIKVDAKERFMSKLEGVSDPEKKRKIIGNEFIYVFDDEAAKLEGMDFLAQGTLYTDIIESGTATAQTIKSHHNVGGLPEDMQFTLIEPLNALFKDEVRALGTELGIPDDIVWRQPFPGPGLGIRVLGAITEEKLEIVRESDAILREEVSNAGLERDIWQYFTVLPDIRSVGVMGDARTYDYTIGIRAVTSIDGMTSDWARIPWDVLEKISTRIVNEVSHINRVVYDITSKPPATIEWE, from the coding sequence ATGATTCTTGTTTTAGACTTTGGGAGCCAATACAATCAGCTAATTACTCGTCGAATTCGCGAGTTTGGTGTGTATAGTGAGCTTCATCCTCATACAATTACTCCTGAGGAAATTAGAGAAATGAATCCAAAAGGAATCATTTTATCAGGTGGACCAAACAGTGTGTATGGAGAAAACGCATTCCGCTGTGATCCAGAAATTTTTGAACTAGGCATTCCAGTGCTAGGTATTTGCTATGGAATGCAACTTATGACTCATCATTATGGTGGAAAAGTAGAAGGAGCAAAACATCGTGAGTACGGAAAAGCATCTATCCAAACTCAAAATGAGTCTCTTTTATTTAAAGACTTACCAGATGAGCAAATCGTTTGGATGAGCCACAGCGACCTTGTGGTTGAAACTCCTCCAGGATTTGATATTGATGCAATTAGCCCAGCTTGCCCGATTGCTTCTATTAGCAACAAAGATAAAAATCTTTATGCAGTACAATTCCATCCAGAAGTGCGTCATTCTGTATACGGAAATGAACTATTAAAGAACTTCGTGTTTGAAATTTGTCACTGTGAAGATAACTGGTCAATGGAGAATTTTATCGAGATTGAACTCGAAAAAATTCGTGAACAAGTCGGCGATCGCAAAGTTCTTTGTGCACTTAGCGGTGGCGTAGATTCTTCTGTTGTTGCTGTTCTTATTCATAAAGCAATTGGTGATCAGCTTACATGTATCTTTGTTGATCATGGTCTTCTTCGTAAAGGTGAAGCAGAAGGCGTTATGAAAACATTCAGCGAAGGTTTTAATATGAATGTTATTAAGGTTGATGCAAAAGAGCGCTTTATGAGTAAACTAGAAGGCGTTTCAGATCCAGAGAAAAAGCGTAAAATTATTGGTAACGAGTTCATTTATGTTTTCGATGATGAAGCAGCTAAACTAGAAGGTATGGATTTCCTTGCTCAAGGAACTCTTTATACAGATATTATTGAGAGTGGTACAGCAACTGCTCAAACAATTAAATCACATCATAACGTAGGTGGTCTTCCAGAAGACATGCAATTTACGCTTATTGAACCATTAAACGCGTTATTCAAAGACGAAGTACGTGCACTTGGTACTGAGCTTGGTATTCCAGACGACATCGTTTGGCGTCAACCATTCCCAGGTCCTGGCCTAGGAATCCGTGTACTTGGAGCAATTACTGAAGAGAAGCTAGAAATTGTTCGTGAATCAGATGCAATCTTACGTGAAGAAGTAAGTAATGCTGGATTAGAACGTGATATCTGGCAATACTTCACAGTTCTTCCTGATATTCGCAGCGTAGGAGTTATGGGAGATGCACGTACGTATGACTATACAATTGGTATTCGTGCGGTAACATCTATTGATGGTATGACATCTGACTGGGCTCGTATTCCATGGGATGTACTTGAGAAAATCTCAACGCGTATTGTTAATGAAGTATCACACATTAACCGCGTTGTGTACGATATTACAAGTAAGCCCCCTGCAACAATTGAGTGGGAATAA